One genomic region from Rhizomicrobium palustre encodes:
- a CDS encoding GumC family protein translates to MSNHEPNKAVTAPPEAVFGFGDFVRVVRARAGLIRLVTLAVLVATAVVMFALPTLYSTSAVVMLDQRKNAVADAATVLSSLPTDPSSVQNQIHVLASRDLALKVIEKLHLDADPEFNPALGGGQSLNPLQLLRGAPAASGPGNRDQIVSAFLSRLDVSSLGVSTSIEVTFTSKDPEKAARIANTLAESYTETLTAAKVSAARKAAGWLTERMHQLATQVQQQESAIELYKAEHDIVESQPGTSLTDQQLVAINTQLVNAQSELAEKRAAYDRVAALAKTGNGAAVTPVVSNKMIGDLRAQEAELVRQEADLASRYGPNHPKMAAIRNEKRDLAAKIDREVTGIAGSMESDLAVAKAHVGAIEASLARVSRQARQDAQSRVRLNAMQANLASTRTMYESFVQRLRAVQDQDDIQLPEAEVISTAPVPVAPSAPHRKLFIAASLPGGLLLGVLLALVLERFGAPLAPRSTPERVVAPRPAMQPFQAPAMALAGTSALSPELDRAARNFVRPRGAAPQKPAKPVVLPPVLAELAGSADMRLADWVLDNPASPYALALNTLLEALMPHRDAVGRVVAVAAPAAEASKSVALLALGRVAATRGVRTVLLDADLGRLVPASPQTGLSAYLAGQPLASLLRKDQRTHLQVMAASGPVWADPRADGLLLALKQHFDLILIDAPVPQIPGPWPKLGHLADSVVIYAPAKAAQAQLDGALRSLVAMSVAAKGLILAA, encoded by the coding sequence ATGTCTAATCACGAACCAAACAAGGCTGTGACCGCGCCTCCCGAAGCCGTTTTCGGCTTTGGTGATTTTGTGCGCGTGGTGCGGGCACGGGCGGGGCTCATCCGTCTCGTGACGCTGGCCGTGTTGGTTGCGACAGCCGTGGTGATGTTCGCTCTGCCGACGCTCTATTCCACCTCGGCGGTGGTGATGCTGGATCAGCGCAAGAATGCGGTGGCCGATGCAGCAACGGTACTGTCGTCACTGCCAACCGACCCCTCTTCGGTCCAGAACCAGATCCATGTGCTGGCTTCGCGCGACCTTGCGCTGAAGGTGATCGAAAAATTGCATTTGGATGCTGATCCAGAATTCAATCCGGCGCTTGGCGGCGGGCAGAGCTTGAATCCCTTGCAGCTCTTGCGCGGCGCTCCTGCGGCCAGCGGACCCGGCAATCGCGATCAGATCGTTTCGGCCTTTCTCTCCCGCCTGGATGTCTCCAGCCTTGGCGTCTCGACGTCGATCGAAGTCACCTTCACGTCCAAGGACCCGGAAAAAGCGGCACGGATCGCCAATACGCTGGCGGAGAGCTATACCGAGACCCTCACCGCCGCCAAAGTTTCGGCGGCGCGCAAAGCGGCAGGCTGGCTCACCGAACGCATGCATCAGCTCGCCACCCAGGTGCAGCAGCAGGAATCGGCGATCGAGCTCTATAAAGCCGAGCACGACATTGTGGAATCCCAGCCCGGCACCTCGCTCACGGATCAGCAATTGGTGGCGATCAATACCCAGCTTGTGAATGCCCAATCCGAGCTTGCCGAGAAGCGCGCGGCGTATGATCGGGTCGCGGCGCTCGCCAAGACCGGCAATGGTGCGGCGGTGACCCCCGTCGTCTCCAATAAGATGATTGGCGATCTGCGCGCTCAAGAGGCCGAGCTTGTGCGCCAGGAAGCCGATCTGGCCTCCCGTTATGGCCCCAACCATCCCAAGATGGCCGCCATTCGCAACGAAAAACGCGACCTCGCCGCCAAGATCGATCGCGAAGTCACGGGCATCGCCGGGTCCATGGAAAGTGATCTCGCCGTCGCCAAGGCCCATGTTGGTGCCATCGAGGCGAGCCTTGCCCGTGTCAGCCGCCAAGCCCGCCAGGATGCGCAATCGCGTGTCCGGCTCAATGCCATGCAGGCCAATCTCGCCTCCACCCGCACCATGTATGAAAGCTTTGTGCAGCGCCTTCGCGCGGTTCAGGATCAGGATGATATCCAGCTCCCCGAGGCTGAGGTGATCTCGACCGCGCCCGTGCCGGTGGCGCCGTCCGCACCGCATCGCAAGCTCTTCATCGCAGCCTCGCTCCCGGGCGGGCTTCTTCTCGGCGTTCTTCTGGCCCTGGTCCTGGAACGGTTCGGAGCCCCGCTGGCGCCCCGTTCCACGCCGGAACGGGTGGTAGCGCCCCGGCCTGCCATGCAGCCCTTCCAAGCCCCCGCCATGGCCCTTGCTGGCACTTCCGCTCTCAGCCCCGAGCTTGACCGCGCCGCTCGGAATTTCGTGCGCCCGCGCGGCGCGGCACCGCAAAAGCCCGCCAAGCCAGTGGTGCTTCCGCCCGTTCTGGCCGAATTGGCCGGTTCGGCCGACATGCGCCTTGCCGATTGGGTTTTAGATAACCCGGCTTCTCCCTATGCCTTGGCGCTGAATACGCTTTTAGAGGCCCTGATGCCCCATCGCGATGCAGTGGGGCGGGTGGTGGCGGTCGCCGCGCCGGCGGCCGAGGCCTCCAAATCAGTAGCTCTTTTGGCGCTTGGCCGGGTGGCGGCGACCCGGGGCGTGCGCACCGTGCTTTTGGATGCTGATCTTGGGCGCTTGGTTCCGGCAAGCCCGCAAACCGGGCTTTCCGCCTATCTGGCTGGCCAGCCGCTGGCCTCGCTCCTGCGCAAGGACCAGCGCACCCATCTTCAGGTGATGGCGGCGAGCGGGCCGGTTTGGGCCGATCCCCGGGCGGATGGGCTCCTTCTGGCCCTGAAGCAGCATTTCGATCTGATTCTGATCGATGCCCCTGTGCCCCAGATCCCGGGACCCTGGCCTAAACTCGGCCATTTGGCGGATTCGGTTGTGATTTATGCGCCCGCCAAGGCCGCGCAGGCCCAATTGGACGGCGCACTGCGCTCGCTAGTCGCAATGAGCGTTGCCGCCAAAGGGCTCATTTTGGCCGCGTAA
- a CDS encoding invasion associated locus B family protein yields MSELSPPPTRTSFVGGLPPIAKQAAIGAGIFVVAALLGWVGRGVLAGAPDVPSMLVYQDWRLSCPARKDKDANCRMSQDIIDSKSGQSVASLVLFKEVAKDTKKESTVLAVNVPLGVLLEPGVGLKFGNDLKTYPYKTCLEGGCLATVPADEALIKSVATTDDAAISVARLDGKTVQLPFSTKGFADARKAFKNFEAKRSSWFWRLWS; encoded by the coding sequence ATGAGCGAACTGTCTCCTCCGCCGACGCGTACGAGCTTCGTTGGCGGGCTGCCCCCCATCGCCAAGCAGGCGGCGATTGGTGCGGGCATTTTCGTCGTTGCAGCATTGCTGGGCTGGGTTGGCCGCGGCGTGCTGGCCGGCGCCCCCGACGTGCCCTCCATGCTGGTCTATCAGGACTGGCGCCTGTCTTGCCCGGCCCGCAAGGACAAAGATGCCAACTGCCGCATGAGCCAGGACATCATCGACTCCAAGTCCGGTCAGTCGGTGGCGAGCTTGGTCCTCTTCAAGGAAGTGGCCAAGGACACCAAGAAAGAATCGACCGTTCTGGCCGTCAACGTGCCGCTTGGCGTGTTGCTTGAGCCGGGCGTCGGTCTGAAGTTCGGCAACGATCTCAAGACCTATCCCTATAAGACCTGCCTGGAAGGCGGCTGCCTGGCCACCGTCCCGGCGGATGAAGCGCTGATCAAGTCGGTCGCCACCACCGATGACGCGGCCATCTCGGTCGCCCGTCTCGATGGCAAGACGGTGCAGCTGCCCTTCTCGACGAAGGGTTTTGCCGACGCGCGTAAGGCGTTCAAGAACTTCGAAGCGAAGCGTTCCTCCTGGTTCTGGAGACTGTGGTCATGA
- a CDS encoding invasion associated locus B family protein: protein MKSFRIAFAFAAALLAAPAIAQDAGPQKPMQPSEEKLFKDWTVRCFPVPSPSPCEMIEVRVAKKTGQRILGVLLAYVPARNAHILQISVPLGISIQNGLVINADTYKSPVLKYRRCDQMGCYVEAAVGDDVIGQLSKATKAETQIVTVDGRKFNLVFSLDGFNEAHNTLVELTKAKAKAPAAAPAAQ, encoded by the coding sequence ATGAAATCTTTCCGTATTGCCTTTGCCTTTGCCGCAGCGCTCCTCGCCGCGCCTGCCATCGCGCAGGATGCCGGTCCGCAAAAGCCCATGCAGCCGAGTGAAGAGAAGCTGTTCAAGGATTGGACGGTTCGCTGCTTCCCGGTGCCGTCGCCGTCGCCGTGCGAAATGATCGAAGTGCGCGTCGCCAAGAAGACTGGCCAGCGCATCCTCGGCGTTCTTCTGGCTTATGTTCCGGCCCGCAACGCCCACATTCTGCAGATCTCGGTGCCGCTCGGCATCTCGATCCAGAACGGCCTTGTCATCAATGCCGACACCTACAAGTCGCCGGTCCTGAAGTATCGCCGCTGCGATCAGATGGGCTGCTATGTTGAGGCGGCGGTGGGCGATGATGTGATCGGCCAGCTCTCCAAGGCGACCAAAGCCGAAACCCAGATCGTCACCGTTGATGGCCGTAAATTCAATCTGGTCTTTTCGCTGGATGGCTTCAACGAAGCGCATAACACGCTCGTCGAGCTGACCAAGGCAAAGGCCAAGGCTCCGGCTGCCGCCCCCGCCGCTCAGTAA
- a CDS encoding efflux RND transporter periplasmic adaptor subunit, translating into MSNQNFEADQARRNFNEARHRFGTSPQEQKGWVSRHIPGGPKILWILLIVLLVALFVWWILPGKSRSMPRGMMGGPQPVGVATVQKGPIDVTLNALGTVTPLATVSVRPQVSGTIIRFSFKEGQMVKAGDVLAEIDPRPFQASLSQAQGALTRDQASLANARLELKRQKSLMAANATSQQNVDNQIAAVKQYEGTVISDQANVTSAQVNLGYTKVSSPVAGRAGIRGVDVGNFVSAGQTTAIVTVTQITPISVLFTIPEDQVHAVLERFNAGEGMQVDVYDRAQAEHLATGRLTAVDSYVDTSTGTVKLRAMFANDDGQLFANQFVNVRLLVNTLQGQVIIPAAAVQRGASGTFVFVVRNDDTDKSKKVVTMRAIKTGVQQGDKVAVLSGLNPGETVVTDGGDRLRDGAEVSIPTGQAVKDVAAPSGSGAPSGMSEKERAERRAKFLAACGADLKKYCAGATGREAMMCMAEHRDDVSDTCKTAMKSMRRRGPGGGPGGRPPGGP; encoded by the coding sequence ATGAGCAACCAGAATTTCGAAGCCGATCAGGCGCGCCGTAATTTCAATGAAGCCCGCCACCGCTTCGGCACCTCGCCGCAGGAGCAAAAGGGCTGGGTTTCGCGCCATATCCCGGGCGGGCCAAAGATCCTTTGGATTCTGCTGATTGTTCTTCTGGTGGCGTTGTTTGTCTGGTGGATACTGCCCGGCAAATCCCGTTCCATGCCGCGTGGCATGATGGGCGGTCCGCAGCCGGTAGGCGTCGCCACGGTGCAAAAAGGCCCGATTGATGTGACGCTCAATGCGCTTGGCACGGTGACCCCGCTCGCCACCGTCAGCGTCCGTCCGCAAGTTTCGGGCACGATCATCCGCTTCTCTTTTAAAGAAGGGCAGATGGTGAAGGCTGGCGATGTTCTCGCCGAGATTGATCCGCGCCCCTTCCAGGCCTCGCTCAGTCAGGCCCAAGGCGCTCTCACGCGCGATCAGGCAAGCCTCGCCAATGCGCGCCTCGAATTGAAGCGTCAGAAATCGCTGATGGCAGCCAATGCGACCAGCCAGCAGAATGTCGATAACCAGATTGCCGCCGTCAAACAGTATGAAGGCACGGTGATCTCGGATCAGGCCAATGTCACCTCGGCCCAGGTCAATCTTGGCTACACCAAGGTTTCGTCACCTGTGGCGGGGCGCGCCGGTATTCGTGGTGTGGATGTCGGCAATTTCGTCAGCGCCGGTCAGACCACCGCGATTGTTACCGTGACCCAGATCACGCCGATTTCGGTGCTTTTCACCATTCCCGAAGATCAGGTCCATGCCGTGCTCGAGCGCTTCAACGCGGGCGAGGGGATGCAGGTGGATGTCTATGATCGCGCCCAGGCGGAGCACCTCGCCACCGGCCGCCTCACGGCGGTGGATAGCTATGTCGATACCTCGACCGGTACGGTGAAGCTGCGCGCCATGTTCGCCAATGATGACGGCCAGCTTTTTGCCAATCAGTTTGTTAATGTCCGCCTGCTTGTAAACACGCTGCAGGGTCAGGTCATCATTCCGGCTGCCGCCGTGCAGCGTGGCGCCAGCGGCACCTTTGTGTTTGTCGTCCGCAACGACGATACCGATAAGTCCAAAAAGGTCGTCACCATGCGCGCCATCAAGACCGGCGTGCAGCAGGGCGATAAGGTGGCAGTGCTCTCCGGACTTAATCCGGGTGAAACCGTGGTGACCGATGGCGGTGATCGTCTGCGCGATGGCGCTGAAGTCTCGATCCCGACCGGCCAGGCCGTGAAGGATGTGGCGGCGCCGTCTGGTTCGGGCGCGCCCTCCGGCATGAGCGAAAAGGAACGCGCCGAGCGCCGCGCCAAATTCCTCGCGGCTTGCGGCGCCGATCTCAAGAAATACTGCGCGGGCGCGACCGGGCGTGAAGCCATGATGTGCATGGCAGAGCATCGCGACGATGTTTCCGACACCTGCAAAACCGCGATGAAATCGATGCGCCGCCGCGGCCCAGGCGGTGGTCCTGGCGGCCGTCCCCCGGGCGGACCGTAA
- a CDS encoding MdtB/MuxB family multidrug efflux RND transporter permease subunit, whose protein sequence is MNPSAPFITRPVATSLLMIAIFLLGVLGYQFLPLSALPQVDYPTIQVQTFLPGASPDVMTTSVTAPLERQFGQMPGLKQMSSISSGGASIITLQFDLSLSLDIAEQEVQAAINASSNLLPSSLPAPPIYNKVNPADAPILTLAVHSKTKTLTDLENLAETRIAQKISQISGVGLVSINGGQRPAVRVRANIQALAHYGLNIDDLRTTISNANTNAPKGSFDGPSRSYTINANDQIQDPNDYKKIVVAYKNGAPVYLSDVASVDNSAENTKLASWMNTTPAIILNIQRQPGANVIQVADKVKSILKDIEAGLPGSVQVDVVTDRTNTIRASVADVQFELALAVVLVVLVIFVFLRNVSATFIPSLSVPLSIVGTFAAMYLFGYSLNNLSLMALTIAAGFVVDDAIVMIENITRYLEKGMSPFEAAMKGAGEIGFTIVSLTISLIAVLIPLLFMQEVVGRLFREFAVTLAITILISAVVSLTLVPMLCAKLLRHRNENRPMSPLARKSEEYYERLVAAYDRGLIWVLDHQRFTLMVTVGTLVFTVFLYAVISKGFFPMQDTGLVQGMSQAGPTVSFAEMSKRQEALAAELMKDPDVAGLSSFIGVDGTNTTLNTGRFLINLKPKEDRSSSFSDILARLSDTSKRVTGISLYLQPVQDLTIDATVGRAQYSIVLEDASTAVLNQWVPRLVAEMQKQPELANVSSNFTDKGLSAYINVDRDSAARFGITAATIDNALYDAFGQRIISTIFTQSNQYRVILESGGPEQKSLAALNDIYLPSSGGGQVPLSSIAKVEEKLAPLENDHLGQFPAATISFDAAPGYALGTAVEAVKKAEANAKIPGSINSAFQGSALAFQSTLGNEVLLILAAIVTVYIVLGVLYESFIHPVTILSTLPSAGIGALLALMVTGNELNIVSIIGIILLIGIVKKNAIMMIDFALEAERHEGKTAREAIYQAALLRFRPIMMTTMAAMLGALPLMIGSGTGSELRHPLGLSIVGGLLVSQLLTLFTTPVVYIYFDEMVTRFRRRKGGAAA, encoded by the coding sequence ATGAACCCTTCAGCGCCTTTTATCACCCGCCCGGTGGCGACGTCTCTTTTGATGATCGCCATCTTCCTCCTGGGCGTGCTCGGCTATCAGTTCCTGCCGCTCTCGGCGTTGCCCCAGGTGGATTATCCCACCATCCAGGTGCAGACCTTTCTGCCGGGTGCCAGTCCGGACGTGATGACGACCTCCGTCACCGCGCCATTGGAGCGCCAGTTCGGCCAGATGCCGGGCTTGAAGCAGATGTCGTCCATCTCCTCGGGCGGCGCTTCGATCATCACCTTGCAATTCGATCTGTCGCTGTCGCTCGATATCGCCGAACAAGAAGTGCAGGCCGCGATCAATGCCAGCAGCAACTTGCTGCCCTCCAGCCTTCCGGCCCCGCCGATCTATAATAAGGTCAATCCGGCTGACGCGCCGATCCTGACGCTTGCCGTTCATTCCAAGACCAAAACCCTCACCGATCTCGAGAACCTCGCCGAAACTCGTATCGCGCAGAAGATCTCGCAAATTTCCGGCGTTGGCCTTGTCTCCATCAATGGCGGCCAGCGTCCCGCCGTGCGTGTGCGCGCCAATATCCAGGCGCTCGCCCATTACGGCCTCAATATCGACGATCTTCGCACCACGATTTCGAACGCCAATACCAACGCCCCCAAAGGCAGTTTCGACGGGCCGAGCCGCTCCTACACCATCAACGCCAACGACCAGATCCAAGACCCCAACGATTATAAGAAGATCGTGGTTGCCTATAAGAACGGCGCACCGGTCTACCTCTCGGATGTGGCGAGCGTCGATAACAGCGCCGAGAACACCAAGCTCGCGAGCTGGATGAACACCACGCCTGCGATCATTCTCAACATTCAGCGCCAGCCGGGCGCCAATGTGATCCAGGTCGCTGACAAGGTGAAATCGATCCTGAAGGATATCGAGGCGGGGCTGCCCGGCTCGGTTCAGGTTGATGTCGTCACCGACCGTACCAACACCATCCGCGCCTCGGTTGCCGATGTGCAGTTCGAGTTAGCGCTTGCCGTCGTGCTGGTCGTGCTGGTGATCTTCGTATTTCTGCGCAACGTCTCGGCGACCTTCATTCCCTCGCTCTCGGTGCCGCTTTCCATCGTCGGCACTTTCGCGGCGATGTATCTCTTCGGCTATTCGCTCAATAACTTGTCACTGATGGCGCTCACCATCGCGGCGGGCTTCGTGGTCGACGATGCGATCGTGATGATCGAGAACATCACCCGCTATCTCGAAAAAGGCATGTCGCCGTTCGAGGCGGCAATGAAGGGCGCGGGCGAAATCGGCTTCACCATTGTGTCGCTGACCATTTCGCTGATCGCGGTGCTGATCCCGCTCCTCTTCATGCAAGAGGTGGTGGGGCGCTTGTTCCGCGAATTTGCCGTCACGCTCGCCATCACCATCCTGATCTCGGCGGTGGTATCCCTCACGCTCGTGCCGATGCTTTGCGCCAAGCTTTTGCGCCATAGGAACGAGAACCGCCCGATGAGCCCCCTCGCGCGCAAATCGGAAGAATATTACGAGCGCCTGGTCGCGGCTTATGACCGCGGCCTGATCTGGGTTCTGGATCACCAGCGCTTCACGCTGATGGTTACAGTCGGCACGCTGGTCTTCACCGTCTTTCTTTATGCGGTGATCTCCAAGGGCTTCTTCCCGATGCAGGATACCGGGCTGGTGCAGGGCATGAGCCAGGCCGGGCCCACCGTCTCCTTTGCCGAGATGAGCAAGCGCCAAGAAGCGCTCGCCGCCGAACTGATGAAAGACCCCGACGTCGCCGGGCTTTCCTCTTTCATCGGCGTGGATGGCACCAACACTACCCTCAATACCGGCCGCTTCCTGATCAATCTGAAACCCAAGGAAGATCGCTCCTCCAGCTTCTCCGATATTCTGGCAAGGCTTTCGGACACCTCTAAGCGCGTTACCGGCATCTCGCTTTATCTGCAGCCGGTGCAGGACCTCACCATCGACGCCACGGTCGGTCGGGCGCAATACAGCATCGTGCTGGAAGATGCCTCCACCGCGGTCTTGAACCAGTGGGTGCCGCGCCTCGTCGCCGAGATGCAGAAGCAGCCCGAGCTTGCCAATGTCTCGAGCAATTTCACCGATAAGGGACTTTCGGCTTATATCAATGTGGATCGCGACAGTGCCGCCCGTTTCGGCATTACCGCGGCTACCATCGATAACGCGCTCTATGACGCTTTCGGTCAGCGCATCATCTCGACTATCTTCACCCAGTCGAACCAGTATCGCGTGATCCTGGAATCGGGCGGGCCCGAGCAGAAATCGCTCGCCGCGCTGAACGACATCTATCTGCCGTCCTCCGGTGGCGGGCAGGTGCCGCTTTCCTCTATTGCCAAGGTCGAGGAAAAGCTCGCGCCACTCGAGAACGACCATCTCGGCCAATTCCCGGCGGCCACCATCTCCTTCGACGCGGCGCCCGGCTATGCGCTTGGCACGGCGGTGGAGGCGGTGAAGAAGGCTGAGGCCAATGCGAAGATCCCGGGCTCGATCAATTCGGCCTTCCAGGGCTCGGCGCTCGCCTTCCAGTCGACACTCGGCAATGAGGTGCTCCTGATCCTCGCCGCCATCGTTACGGTCTATATCGTGCTGGGCGTGCTCTATGAGAGTTTCATTCACCCGGTGACGATCCTCTCCACCCTGCCGTCTGCCGGCATCGGCGCACTGCTCGCCCTGATGGTCACCGGTAACGAGCTCAACATCGTTTCCATCATCGGCATCATTCTTCTCATCGGTATTGTGAAGAAGAACGCCATCATGATGATCGACTTTGCGCTCGAGGCTGAACGCCATGAAGGCAAAACCGCGCGCGAGGCGATCTATCAAGCCGCGCTCCTGCGCTTCCGTCCCATCATGATGACCACCATGGCCGCCATGCTGGGTGCTCTGCCCTTGATGATCGGATCGGGCACGGGCTCTGAACTGCGCCACCCGCTCGGGCTTTCCATCGTCGGTGGGTTGTTGGTCAGCCAGCTTCTGACCCTCTTCACGACGCCGGTGGTCTACATTTACTTCGATGAGATGGTGACGCGTTTCCGCCGTCGCAAGGGTGGGGCTGCCGCATGA